A DNA window from Roseovarius sp. Pro17 contains the following coding sequences:
- a CDS encoding ABC transporter ATP-binding protein — protein sequence MADLLLKMTDIRIEGWSDRQWKPIINGVDLTLNRGEILGLIGESGAGKSTLGLAAMGYTKGGCRISSGSINFDGQELLGASNKTLRQLRGARIAYVAQSAAAAFNPAYKLIDQYCEGPVKHGVMSRAEAQSDAVNLYRKIRLPNPEEIGFRYPHQVSGGQLQRAMTAMAMACRPDLIIFDEPTTALDVTTQIEVLAAIRDIVREYNTAAIYITHDLAVVAQMADRIKVLLRGDEVEEAPARQMLSAPQEEYTKSLWAVREFRRAPMPPQEEGTKPLLEIANVTAGYGPVAVLNDISLTIARGSTVAIVGESGSGKSTLARVVMGLLPPSEGQIKFDGTPLPKSSRQRSPDLQRHVQMIHQSADTALNPKHRIRETIGRPLTFFLGLKGKAKEARIRELLTLIELDPDEFIDRLPSELSGGQKQRICIARALAAEPEFIICDEVTSALDQLVAEGILRLLDRLQREMNLTYMFITHDLATVRSIADTVVVMQNGVIVEQGPKDEIFSPPHEPYTELLLSSVPEMDPDWLTELLEERGDILNTEDQP from the coding sequence ATGGCCGACCTGCTCTTAAAAATGACCGATATCCGGATCGAAGGATGGTCGGATCGCCAGTGGAAGCCGATCATCAATGGCGTCGACCTCACGCTGAATCGCGGCGAAATTCTGGGCCTGATCGGCGAAAGTGGCGCGGGAAAATCGACGCTCGGTCTGGCTGCGATGGGCTATACCAAGGGCGGTTGCCGGATCAGCAGCGGGTCGATCAACTTTGACGGCCAAGAGCTGCTTGGCGCATCAAACAAGACCCTGCGCCAATTGCGCGGCGCGCGCATCGCGTATGTCGCACAATCGGCGGCCGCCGCGTTCAACCCGGCCTACAAGCTGATCGACCAGTATTGCGAGGGTCCGGTCAAACACGGCGTCATGAGCCGCGCCGAAGCGCAATCGGATGCGGTCAATCTCTATCGCAAGATTCGGCTGCCCAACCCCGAAGAAATCGGCTTTCGCTATCCGCATCAGGTATCGGGCGGCCAATTGCAGCGCGCAATGACCGCGATGGCGATGGCCTGCCGTCCCGACCTGATCATCTTTGACGAACCCACGACTGCGCTGGACGTTACCACCCAGATCGAGGTTCTGGCCGCCATCCGCGACATTGTGCGCGAATACAATACCGCTGCAATCTACATCACCCACGATCTGGCCGTCGTGGCGCAGATGGCAGACCGGATAAAGGTTCTGCTGCGCGGTGATGAGGTCGAAGAGGCCCCGGCGCGTCAGATGCTGTCCGCCCCGCAAGAGGAATACACCAAATCCCTCTGGGCCGTCCGCGAGTTCCGCCGTGCCCCCATGCCGCCGCAAGAGGAGGGCACGAAGCCCCTGCTTGAGATCGCGAACGTCACTGCCGGATATGGGCCGGTTGCAGTTCTGAATGACATCAGCCTGACAATCGCACGCGGCAGCACCGTTGCCATCGTCGGCGAAAGCGGGTCGGGCAAATCGACCTTGGCGCGGGTGGTCATGGGGTTGCTGCCCCCGTCGGAGGGACAGATCAAATTCGACGGCACGCCGCTGCCGAAATCCAGCAGGCAACGCTCGCCCGACTTGCAACGCCACGTCCAGATGATCCACCAGTCGGCGGATACGGCACTGAACCCCAAGCACCGAATACGCGAGACCATCGGTCGCCCGCTGACATTTTTTCTGGGGCTGAAGGGCAAGGCCAAAGAGGCCCGCATTCGCGAACTGCTGACCCTGATCGAGCTTGACCCAGATGAGTTCATCGACCGCCTGCCGTCCGAGCTGTCGGGTGGTCAAAAGCAGCGGATCTGCATCGCGCGCGCCTTGGCCGCCGAGCCTGAATTCATCATCTGCGATGAGGTCACATCAGCGCTGGATCAGCTGGTCGCCGAAGGCATCCTTCGCCTGCTGGATCGGCTGCAACGGGAAATGAACCTGACCTATATGTTCATCACACATGATCTGGCGACAGTGCGCTCGATCGCGGATACGGTCGTCGTGATGCAAAACGGCGTCATCGTCGAGCAAGGGCCCAAGGACGAAATCTTTTCGCCGCCCCATGAACCCTACACCGAGTTGCTGCTGTCATCGGTTCCCGAAATGGACCCTGATTGGCTGACCGAACTGCTGGAAGAGCGCGGCGACATTCTGAATACCGAGGATCAGCCATGA
- a CDS encoding ABC transporter permease encodes MHSLLHNLRDAPVSAWIGIGIVVFYAVLAIGAPLFAPFPESASVGSQYSPWSAPHYLGTDALGRDVMSRLIYGARNTVGIALATTALAFFLGATFGLLAATIGGWFDAITARVVDVLMAIPPLIFALLILTITGTSVLALILVIAVLDSTRVFRLSRAVAQGILTMDYIEVARMRGEGLLWLIRKEVLPNAAAPMIAEFGLRFCFVFLFISALSFLGLGIQPPTADWGGMVRESAKLISFANFATWQSATFGLAPLLPAGAIALLTIGVNLVVDWILHMSSGIRE; translated from the coding sequence ATGCACAGCTTGCTTCATAACCTGCGAGACGCGCCGGTTTCCGCATGGATCGGCATCGGGATCGTGGTCTTCTACGCGGTTCTCGCGATTGGCGCCCCGCTGTTTGCGCCTTTCCCCGAAAGCGCGTCGGTCGGTTCGCAATATAGCCCCTGGAGCGCGCCACACTACCTTGGCACCGATGCATTGGGCCGCGATGTGATGTCGCGCCTGATCTATGGCGCGCGCAACACCGTCGGGATCGCCCTGGCCACGACGGCGCTGGCGTTCTTTCTGGGTGCCACCTTCGGCCTGCTGGCGGCGACCATTGGCGGTTGGTTCGACGCGATTACCGCGCGGGTCGTCGATGTGCTGATGGCGATCCCACCGCTGATCTTTGCCCTGCTGATCCTCACGATTACCGGCACCTCGGTTCTGGCGCTGATCCTTGTGATCGCGGTATTGGACAGCACGCGCGTTTTCCGGCTGTCCCGCGCCGTCGCGCAGGGCATCCTGACGATGGACTATATCGAGGTCGCCCGGATGCGCGGCGAGGGCCTGCTCTGGTTGATCCGCAAGGAGGTGCTGCCGAACGCGGCCGCCCCGATGATCGCTGAGTTCGGATTGCGGTTCTGCTTTGTGTTCCTGTTCATCTCGGCACTGTCGTTCCTCGGCCTTGGCATCCAGCCACCAACCGCCGATTGGGGCGGCATGGTGCGCGAAAGCGCCAAGCTGATCTCATTCGCCAACTTTGCCACATGGCAATCCGCCACATTCGGGCTTGCCCCCTTGCTGCCCGCGGGGGCCATCGCCCTGCTGACAATCGGCGTCAACCTTGTGGTCGACTGGATTTTGCACATGTCCTCCGGGATAAGGGAGTAG
- a CDS encoding ABC transporter permease, with translation MNSILFIILKRLMVGFLTLLVVTVIIFAAIELLPGDIATEMLGQAATEESLNAFREKYDLNRPLHVRYFAWLGGALTGDFGLSLANQRPISELIGQRAANTFFLAGYAAAIAVPIAVVSGMLAALYNGSVFDRMLSSSTLAAISFPEFFIAYILILVFSVGLGWFPSLASIDIGAGFAERLYRTFLPAMTLTLIVLAYMMRMTRAAILNLLALPYIEMAHLKGMKRWRVIAVHALPNALAPIINVIALNLAYLIVGVVLVEVVFVYPGLGQILVDSVSNRDVTVVQAACLIFAATYILLNLTADILSIIANPRLMHPR, from the coding sequence ATGAATTCAATTCTGTTCATCATTCTCAAACGACTGATGGTCGGCTTTCTGACCTTGCTCGTCGTGACGGTCATCATCTTTGCGGCGATTGAATTGCTGCCCGGTGACATCGCGACCGAGATGTTGGGTCAGGCCGCCACCGAAGAAAGCCTCAACGCTTTTCGTGAGAAATACGACCTGAACCGCCCGCTGCATGTGCGCTACTTCGCTTGGCTGGGGGGTGCCCTCACAGGTGACTTCGGACTTTCGCTGGCCAACCAGCGCCCGATTTCGGAACTGATCGGCCAGCGAGCGGCGAATACGTTTTTCCTCGCGGGATATGCCGCCGCGATTGCCGTGCCGATCGCAGTTGTCTCGGGCATGTTGGCCGCACTTTATAACGGCTCGGTATTCGATCGGATGCTGTCCAGTTCGACGTTGGCCGCGATTTCGTTTCCCGAGTTCTTTATCGCCTACATCCTGATCCTGGTCTTCTCGGTCGGTCTGGGGTGGTTCCCCAGCCTCGCCAGCATTGATATTGGCGCAGGGTTCGCCGAGCGGCTCTATCGCACCTTCCTGCCCGCGATGACGCTGACGTTGATCGTTCTGGCCTACATGATGCGGATGACGCGCGCGGCCATTCTGAACCTTCTGGCGCTGCCCTATATTGAGATGGCGCATCTAAAGGGGATGAAGCGTTGGCGTGTCATCGCGGTCCATGCGCTGCCGAATGCCCTCGCCCCGATCATCAACGTGATCGCCCTCAACCTTGCCTATCTGATCGTCGGCGTCGTTCTGGTCGAAGTCGTGTTTGTCTATCCCGGTCTTGGACAGATCCTTGTGGATTCAGTTTCGAACCGGGATGTGACCGTGGTGCAGGCGGCCTGTCTGATCTTTGCGGCCACCTACATCCTGCTCAATCTGACGGCTGACATCCTGTCGATCATCGCGAACCCCCGCCTCATGCATCCGAGGTAA
- a CDS encoding UTRA domain-containing protein, which yields MKATYRDVKSDILSKITKGDWGPGSLIPNEIELAGIYGCARATVNRAMRELADDGIIERRRKAGTRVRASPIRQARFDIPLVRREIEDKGAEYRYSLANRAVEEAPDWLRARLKLPAGGKALHLVCMHYADGDPYQHEDRWINLAALPQAEDADFSQVGPNEWLVATIPFSDAEISFSAGLADRELSDYLAGKIGDPVFTIERSTWWEGQAITYVKLAYRPGHRMTTRY from the coding sequence ATGAAGGCCACCTACAGGGATGTAAAATCCGACATCCTGTCGAAAATTACCAAAGGGGATTGGGGGCCCGGTAGCTTGATCCCCAATGAGATTGAGTTGGCCGGGATTTATGGCTGCGCCCGTGCGACGGTTAACCGCGCGATGCGCGAGCTGGCCGATGATGGTATCATTGAGCGCCGCCGCAAGGCCGGTACACGTGTGCGCGCCAGTCCGATCCGGCAAGCACGGTTCGACATTCCGCTGGTGCGCCGCGAGATTGAGGACAAGGGTGCCGAATACCGCTATTCCCTTGCCAACCGCGCGGTTGAGGAGGCCCCAGACTGGCTACGCGCGCGGCTCAAACTACCGGCAGGTGGCAAGGCGCTGCACCTTGTCTGCATGCATTACGCGGATGGCGATCCCTATCAGCACGAAGACAGATGGATCAATCTGGCGGCGCTGCCACAGGCAGAAGACGCTGATTTTTCGCAGGTGGGACCGAATGAATGGCTGGTTGCGACCATCCCGTTTTCGGATGCCGAAATCAGTTTTTCCGCGGGTTTGGCAGATCGGGAACTGTCCGACTACCTGGCCGGTAAAATTGGCGATCCGGTTTTTACCATTGAGCGGTCCACTTGGTGGGAAGGTCAGGCGATCACCTACGTAAAATTGGCCTATCGACCCGGCCACCGCATGACGACGCGCTACTGA
- a CDS encoding alanine racemase: MNDPRLAPLTTPCLLLDEGKMKRNIDRLAKHAAQLGVAMRPHLKTAKCVEVARHVLAGGTGPATVSTLAEAEVFAAAGINDIVYAVGIGLSKLERVLDLHRAGCRLTVLLDSVPQARAVAEASRAAGIAIPAMIEIDSDGHRSGLSANDPELIEVGRILHEEGAELSGVLCHAGQSYGAVGREAQAESAEVERLAVVTAAAALREAGLPCPIVSVGSTPTAHAAKDLSGVTELRAGVYVFFDLVMAGIDVCRVDDLALSVLTTVIGHQAKQGWVMVDAGWMAMSRDRGTAGQAVDQGYGLVCDEAGNPLEDLIVIQTSQEHGTIAVRPGSGAAMPDIPVGMRLRILPNHACATAAQHQRYHVLPEQAGAPLMVWERFGGW; this comes from the coding sequence ATGAATGATCCCCGACTTGCCCCTTTGACGACGCCATGCCTTTTGCTGGACGAAGGCAAAATGAAGCGCAACATTGACCGGCTGGCCAAACATGCGGCCCAACTGGGCGTGGCAATGCGGCCTCATCTGAAGACCGCAAAATGCGTCGAGGTCGCGCGCCATGTTCTGGCAGGTGGCACTGGGCCGGCAACAGTGTCGACACTGGCCGAGGCCGAGGTGTTCGCGGCAGCGGGCATCAATGACATCGTTTATGCCGTGGGGATCGGCCTCAGCAAGCTGGAGCGTGTGCTGGATCTGCACCGCGCGGGCTGTCGGTTGACGGTGCTGTTGGATTCGGTCCCTCAGGCGCGTGCCGTGGCAGAGGCCTCGCGCGCGGCGGGCATCGCCATTCCGGCGATGATCGAAATCGACAGCGACGGGCACCGCAGCGGGCTAAGCGCAAATGATCCCGAATTGATCGAAGTCGGGCGCATTCTGCATGAAGAGGGTGCCGAGCTAAGCGGCGTTCTATGCCACGCGGGTCAAAGCTATGGCGCGGTCGGGCGCGAGGCGCAGGCGGAATCCGCCGAGGTTGAGCGTCTGGCCGTCGTCACCGCCGCCGCCGCATTGCGCGAGGCCGGTCTGCCATGCCCGATTGTCAGCGTCGGATCGACACCGACCGCCCACGCCGCCAAGGATCTGAGTGGCGTGACTGAACTGCGCGCGGGCGTCTATGTGTTCTTTGATCTGGTCATGGCCGGGATCGACGTGTGCCGTGTCGATGATCTTGCCCTGTCGGTTCTGACGACCGTTATTGGCCATCAGGCAAAACAGGGCTGGGTGATGGTCGATGCTGGCTGGATGGCCATGTCGCGCGATCGTGGCACCGCAGGCCAAGCAGTCGATCAGGGGTATGGCCTAGTATGTGATGAGGCCGGGAACCCGTTGGAGGACCTCATTGTCATCCAGACCAGTCAGGAGCATGGGACAATCGCGGTGCGCCCCGGCTCGGGTGCGGCGATGCCGGATATTCCGGTCGGCATGCGCCTTCGCATTTTGCCCAATCATGCCTGTGCGACCGCAGCCCAGCATCAGCGCTATCATGTGCTGCCCGAGCAGGCCGGTGCGCCCTTGATGGTTTGGGAGCGGTTCGGCGGCTGGTAG
- the hutU gene encoding urocanate hydratase — protein sequence MSDPRKNTRDVYPATGSEITAKSWMTEAPMRMLMNNLHPDVAENPHELVVYGGIGRAARTWQDFDTIVASLKDLEEDQTLLVQSGKPVGVFQTHKDAPRVLIANSNLVPHWATWDHFNELDKKGLAMYGQMTAGSWIYIGSQGIVQGTYETFVEAGRQHYDGDLTGKWILTGGLGGMGGAQPLAAVMAGACCLAVECNPDSIDFRLRTKYVDERAETLDEALEMIERWTKAGEAKSVGLLGNAADVFPELVKRGVRPDMVTDQTSAHDPINGYLPQGWTMGEWKEKRESNPKSVEKAARASMKVQVAAMVDFWNAGVPTLDYGNNIRQMALEEGLENAFAFPGFVPAYIRPLFCRGIGPFRWAALSGDPEDIYKTDAKVKEILSEDTHLHNWLDMARERIAFQGLPARICWVGLGVRDKLGLAFNEMVRNGELSAPIVIGRDHLDSGSVASPNRETEAMKDGSDAVSDWPLLNALLNTASGATWVSLHHGGGVGMGFSQHSGMVICCDGSEDADRRIARVLWNDPATGVMRHADAGYDIAKECARENGLNLPGIL from the coding sequence ATGAGCGATCCACGCAAGAACACCCGCGACGTCTATCCTGCGACTGGCAGTGAAATCACTGCCAAAAGCTGGATGACCGAGGCGCCGATGCGGATGCTGATGAATAACCTGCATCCAGATGTTGCCGAAAACCCGCATGAATTGGTTGTCTATGGCGGCATCGGCCGTGCGGCGCGCACATGGCAGGATTTCGACACCATTGTCGCTAGCCTCAAGGATCTGGAAGAGGATCAGACCCTGCTGGTGCAATCCGGCAAGCCGGTCGGCGTGTTCCAGACCCACAAGGACGCGCCGCGCGTCCTGATCGCCAACAGCAATCTGGTGCCGCATTGGGCGACATGGGATCACTTTAACGAGCTCGATAAAAAGGGCCTCGCGATGTACGGCCAGATGACCGCCGGGTCGTGGATCTACATCGGTTCCCAAGGCATCGTGCAAGGCACCTACGAGACATTTGTCGAGGCGGGTCGCCAGCATTATGACGGCGATCTGACCGGCAAGTGGATTCTGACCGGCGGTCTGGGTGGCATGGGCGGCGCACAGCCGCTGGCCGCCGTGATGGCCGGGGCGTGCTGTCTGGCGGTCGAGTGTAACCCCGACAGCATCGATTTCCGCCTGCGCACCAAATATGTGGATGAACGCGCCGAGACGCTGGACGAGGCGCTGGAGATGATCGAGCGCTGGACCAAGGCGGGCGAGGCTAAATCAGTCGGCCTTCTGGGCAATGCCGCCGACGTGTTCCCTGAACTGGTCAAGCGCGGCGTGCGCCCCGATATGGTGACCGATCAAACCTCGGCTCACGATCCGATCAACGGCTACCTACCGCAGGGCTGGACGATGGGCGAATGGAAGGAAAAGCGTGAAAGCAATCCCAAATCTGTGGAAAAGGCCGCGCGTGCATCTATGAAAGTGCAAGTCGCCGCGATGGTTGATTTCTGGAACGCTGGCGTGCCGACGCTGGATTACGGCAACAACATCCGGCAGATGGCGTTGGAAGAGGGGCTGGAAAACGCCTTCGCGTTCCCCGGTTTCGTTCCCGCCTACATCCGCCCGCTGTTCTGCCGGGGCATCGGCCCGTTCCGCTGGGCGGCCCTGTCGGGCGACCCCGAGGATATCTACAAGACCGACGCCAAGGTCAAAGAGATCCTGTCCGAAGATACGCACCTGCACAACTGGCTGGACATGGCGCGCGAGCGGATCGCGTTTCAGGGCCTGCCCGCCCGCATCTGCTGGGTTGGTCTGGGCGTGCGCGATAAGCTGGGTCTGGCCTTCAACGAAATGGTGCGCAATGGCGAACTCAGCGCGCCCATCGTCATTGGCCGCGATCATCTGGACTCTGGTTCGGTCGCGTCACCAAACCGCGAAACCGAAGCGATGAAAGACGGCTCGGACGCGGTGTCGGACTGGCCGCTGCTGAACGCGCTGCTCAACACTGCGTCGGGGGCGACATGGGTGTCGCTGCATCATGGCGGCGGCGTCGGCATGGGCTTTTCCCAGCATTCCGGCATGGTGATATGTTGCGACGGTAGCGAGGATGCGGACCGCCGCATTGCACGCGTGCTGTGGAATGACCCCGCGACCGGCGTCATGCGCCACGCGGACGCAGGGTACGACATCGCCAAGGAGTGCGCCCGCGAAAACGGGCTGAACCTGCCGGGCATTCTGTAA
- the hutG gene encoding N-formylglutamate deformylase, whose product MTPVEVHRGDSPIVLGLPHTGTHVPEGILGDLNPRGRGLDDTDWHIDRLYDGVLPGASTVRATFHRYVVDANRDPSGASLYPGQNTTGLVPLTDFDGNDIWKNAPDAEAVEARRAAFHAPYHAALKAELDRVRDIHGIAILYDCHSIRSNIPYLFDGILPDFNIGTNVGTTCDPAIEAIVEKICTAAEGYSSVTNGRFKGGWTTRHYAQPDSGIHAIQMELAQSTYLIAEAAPWTYDDAKAARLREHLTAILTNLADLALTSTLAPGGKP is encoded by the coding sequence ATGACCCCGGTCGAGGTGCATCGCGGCGACAGCCCCATCGTTCTGGGTCTGCCCCACACCGGCACTCATGTGCCAGAGGGTATCCTTGGGGATCTGAACCCGCGCGGGCGCGGTCTGGACGACACCGACTGGCATATTGACCGCCTATATGACGGCGTCCTGCCGGGTGCGTCGACGGTGCGGGCGACGTTTCACCGCTATGTCGTCGATGCCAACCGCGACCCGTCGGGCGCGTCGCTATATCCGGGGCAGAACACCACCGGCCTTGTCCCGCTGACGGATTTTGACGGCAACGACATCTGGAAAAATGCCCCGGACGCCGAAGCCGTTGAGGCGCGCCGTGCGGCATTTCACGCCCCTTATCACGCCGCCCTCAAGGCCGAGCTTGATCGGGTGCGCGACATTCATGGCATCGCGATCTTGTACGATTGCCACTCAATCCGGTCGAATATCCCCTATCTCTTTGACGGAATCCTGCCCGATTTCAACATCGGTACAAATGTTGGCACAACCTGCGATCCCGCTATCGAGGCAATCGTCGAAAAGATCTGTACCGCCGCCGAGGGCTATAGCAGCGTCACCAACGGTCGGTTCAAGGGCGGATGGACCACACGGCACTACGCGCAGCCCGACTCCGGCATCCATGCCATTCAGATGGAATTGGCCCAATCCACCTACCTCATCGCCGAGGCCGCGCCTTGGACCTATGACGACGCCAAGGCCGCAAGGCTGCGAGAGCATCTGACTGCAATATTGACCAATCTGGCCGATCTGGCCCTCACCTCAACTCTGGCCCCCGGAGGCAAACCATGA
- the hutH gene encoding histidine ammonia-lyase — MTTLTLTPGAVTLDHLADVYWTEASVRLDPACRPDIERAHACIAKAVAGTDAVYGVNTGFGKLASVQIASKDTATLQRNLILSHCCGVGPAIPRRHARLLMALKLLSLGRGASGVRLEVVDLIEAMLDKGVTPVIPAQGSVGASGDLAPLAHMAAAMMGHGEAEFDGKVMSGDKALAAAGLTPVELGPKEGLALINGTQFSTAFALAGLFGAWRAAHSALVTSALSTDAIMGSTAPLQPEIHALRGHRGQIEAGETMRALLAGSEIRESHVIDDARVQDPYCIRCQPQVTGAAMDVLRMAARTLEIEANAATDNPLVLVGADLIVSGGNFHAEPVGFAADMIALAVAEIGAIAQRRVALIVDPVLSFNLPPFLTPNPGLNSGYMIAEVTSAALMSENKHLANPCVTDSTPTSANQEDHVSMAAHGARRLGPMLENLNRIVGIELLCGAQGIDFRAPLATSDALQRVVSRLRQDVKTLGDDRYLAPDLERAADLVTSGVIAEVAGVQMPELSA, encoded by the coding sequence GTGACCACACTCACCCTGACGCCCGGCGCAGTCACTCTGGATCATCTGGCCGATGTCTACTGGACCGAGGCGTCGGTGCGCCTTGATCCTGCCTGCCGTCCCGATATTGAGCGGGCGCATGCCTGCATCGCCAAGGCGGTGGCCGGAACGGATGCCGTTTATGGTGTGAACACAGGCTTTGGTAAACTGGCCAGCGTTCAGATCGCGTCCAAGGATACCGCCACGCTACAGCGCAATCTGATCCTGTCACATTGCTGCGGCGTCGGTCCTGCGATCCCGCGCCGCCATGCGCGGCTTCTGATGGCGCTGAAACTGCTCAGCCTTGGGCGCGGTGCATCCGGCGTGCGTCTTGAGGTGGTCGATCTGATCGAGGCCATGCTGGACAAGGGCGTCACGCCCGTCATTCCGGCCCAAGGATCGGTCGGCGCGTCCGGCGATCTGGCCCCGCTGGCGCACATGGCCGCGGCGATGATGGGCCACGGCGAAGCCGAGTTCGACGGCAAGGTTATGAGCGGGGACAAGGCGCTTGCCGCCGCCGGACTGACGCCGGTGGAACTGGGCCCAAAAGAGGGCTTGGCCCTGATCAACGGCACTCAGTTCTCAACCGCCTTTGCCCTCGCCGGCCTTTTCGGCGCATGGCGTGCGGCGCATTCGGCGCTGGTGACGTCAGCGCTCTCGACCGATGCGATCATGGGCTCGACCGCCCCTCTCCAGCCCGAAATTCACGCGCTGCGCGGCCATCGCGGCCAGATCGAAGCGGGCGAGACCATGCGCGCCCTGCTGGCCGGGTCCGAGATCCGCGAGAGCCATGTCATCGACGATGCCCGCGTGCAGGATCCCTATTGCATCCGCTGCCAGCCGCAGGTGACGGGTGCCGCAATGGACGTTTTGCGCATGGCCGCCCGAACGCTCGAGATTGAGGCGAACGCCGCCACCGACAACCCACTGGTGCTGGTGGGTGCCGATCTGATCGTCTCGGGCGGGAACTTCCATGCCGAGCCGGTAGGTTTCGCCGCCGATATGATCGCGCTGGCGGTGGCCGAGATCGGCGCAATCGCGCAGCGCCGTGTGGCCCTGATCGTCGATCCGGTCCTCAGCTTTAACCTGCCGCCGTTCCTGACGCCCAACCCAGGCCTCAATTCCGGCTACATGATCGCCGAGGTCACGAGCGCCGCGCTGATGAGCGAGAATAAGCATCTGGCGAACCCCTGCGTCACCGACAGCACCCCCACCTCCGCCAATCAGGAGGACCATGTCAGCATGGCCGCGCATGGTGCGCGGCGTCTGGGGCCGATGCTGGAAAACCTGAACCGCATCGTTGGAATCGAATTGCTCTGCGGTGCGCAGGGCATTGATTTCCGCGCCCCTCTGGCCACCAGCGACGCCTTGCAGCGGGTTGTGAGCCGCCTGCGCCAGGATGTCAAAACGCTGGGCGACGACCGGTATCTTGCCCCTGACCTGGAGCGCGCAGCCGACCTGGTGACCAGCGGCGTCATTGCCGAAGTAGCCGGCGTTCAAATGCCGGAGCTATCGGCATGA
- the hutI gene encoding imidazolonepropionase has protein sequence MTDNSKLYVDLTVATMTPSETAYGLIEDAAIVTNGAQIEWVGPLVDLPAEHAGLTRDSLGGRLVTPGLIDCHTHVVHGGDRAVEFEMRLNGASYEEVARAGGGIVSTVTATRAADLDALIASALPRVDALLAESVTVLEVKSGYGLDRETELRMLRAARALEQHRPVRVLTTFLGAHAVPVEYLGSPDAYIDDMCIPTLRAAHNEGLVDAVDGFCEGIAFLPDQIARVFDVAQELNLPLKLHAEQLSNLGGAKLAASYGAMSADHIEYLDEDGVIAMAKAGTVAVVLPGAFYTLRETQAPPIDALRKHGVPMALASDCNPGSSPMTSLLLTMNMACTLFRMTPEEALTGVTRHAAAALGLTDCGQVTPGQRADLAVWDIKHPAELAYRIGFNPLHTRIFGGTS, from the coding sequence ATGACTGACAACAGCAAGCTCTACGTTGATTTGACCGTCGCGACGATGACCCCCTCCGAGACTGCCTACGGCTTGATCGAGGATGCGGCGATCGTCACCAACGGCGCGCAGATCGAGTGGGTTGGACCACTGGTCGATCTGCCCGCGGAACACGCGGGCTTGACGCGCGATAGCCTTGGCGGGCGTCTGGTCACTCCGGGCCTGATCGATTGCCACACCCATGTCGTGCATGGCGGTGACCGCGCCGTGGAGTTCGAAATGCGTCTGAACGGGGCAAGCTACGAAGAGGTCGCGCGCGCTGGCGGCGGTATCGTGTCGACCGTGACGGCCACCCGCGCGGCCGACCTTGATGCGCTGATCGCCAGCGCACTGCCCCGCGTCGATGCGCTGCTGGCCGAAAGTGTCACGGTTTTAGAGGTCAAATCCGGCTACGGGCTGGACCGCGAGACTGAGTTGCGCATGCTCCGCGCCGCCCGCGCACTGGAGCAGCACCGTCCCGTGCGGGTCTTGACAACCTTCCTCGGCGCGCACGCTGTGCCGGTCGAGTATCTGGGCAGCCCGGACGCCTATATCGACGACATGTGCATCCCCACCTTGCGCGCGGCCCACAACGAAGGACTGGTCGACGCCGTCGACGGATTCTGCGAGGGGATCGCGTTTCTGCCGGACCAGATCGCGCGTGTCTTTGACGTCGCACAGGAATTGAACCTGCCGCTGAAACTGCATGCCGAGCAACTCTCGAACCTTGGTGGTGCCAAACTGGCTGCATCCTATGGCGCGATGTCGGCGGATCATATCGAATATCTGGACGAGGACGGCGTAATCGCGATGGCCAAGGCCGGGACAGTTGCCGTCGTTCTGCCGGGTGCCTTCTATACGCTGCGCGAAACGCAGGCACCGCCGATCGACGCCCTGCGCAAACATGGCGTGCCGATGGCGTTGGCCAGCGATTGCAACCCCGGTTCGTCGCCCATGACGTCGCTGCTGCTAACCATGAACATGGCCTGCACCCTATTTCGCATGACGCCCGAAGAGGCGCTGACCGGCGTCACGCGCCACGCCGCGGCGGCCCTTGGCCTGACCGATTGCGGGCAGGTCACGCCCGGACAGCGCGCTGATCTGGCAGTCTGGGACATCAAACACCCTGCTGAGTTGGCCTATCGCATCGGCTTTAACCCGCTTCACACCCGCATTTTCGGAGGCACCTCGTGA